CTCGAAGTCGGACAGATTCGCAAGGGCACGGTCAAGAACCTGGCCGAGTTCGGCGCGTTCGTCGACTTGGGCGGCATTGACGGCCTGTTGCACATCACCGACATGAGCTGGGGCCGCATCGGCCACCCGTCGGAGATGGTCAACATCGACCAGGAAATCGAAGTGCAGATTCTGCACATCGACCGGGAGCGCGAGAAGATCGCCCTCGGCCTCAAGCAGAAATCGGCCAGCCCCTGGGAGAACGTCGAAGGCAAATACCCGGTCGGCAGCGTGATCCGCGGGACCGTGGTGAACGTGATGAGCTACGGGGCCTTCGTCAAGCTCGAGGAAGGGATCGAGGGCCTGGTCCACATTAGCGAAATGTCGTGGACCAAGCGGATCAGCCATCCGAACGAGCTGGTGCATATCGACGACGAAATCGACGTCGTGGTGTTGGGCATCAACAAGGAGAAGCAAGAAATCTCCTTGGGCATGAAGCAGACGCAAGAGAACCCGTGGGACAAGGTGGCCGATCGTTACCCGCCGGGCACGCCGGTCGAGGGCACGGTGCGGAACCTCACCAACTACGGGGCCTTCATCGAGATCGAGGAAGGGATCGACGGCCTGTTGCACGTCAGCGATATGTCGTGGACGCGCAAGATCAGCCATCCGAGCGAGATGGTCGAGAAGGGGCAGAAGATCGCCTGCCGCGTGTTGAGCGTCGACCAGCAGCGCCGCCGCATCGCGCTCGGGCTCAAGCAGATGTCCGACGACCCGTGGGCAACCGACATCCCGAACAAGTACCAGTCGGGCCAGGTCGTGACGGGCAAGGTCACCAAGCTCACCAACTTCGGCGTGTTCGTCGGGTTGGAAAACGGCCTGGAAGGCTTGCTGCACATCTCGGAGTTGGCCGACCACAAGGTCGAAAACCCTGAAGACGTGTGCAAGGTCGGCGATGAGTTGGAAGTGAAGATCCTCCGCGTCGACGCCGACGAACGGAAGATCGGCCTCTCGCGCAAGCGAGTCGACTGGTCCGGCGAACAGGAAGCCGCCGATCCGATCGAACAGGACGATAAGCCGTCCAAGGCCAAGGCCGCCGCCGCGGAAGAACTCAAGGGCGGACTCGGCGAAAGCGGGCCGCTCATTAAATAGCAGCGATGAAAAATATCAAGCCGCTGAGTTCCAAGTATTGGAACTCAGCGGCTTTTTTTGTTAGGCCGGCTATCTAAACACGCCGGACAAATTGATGGGGGGTGCCACTGGCGGCTTGTCCGCCAGTGCGAAAAGGACGTGGACAGCAACGTCAACTCCGGCACTGGCGGACAAGCCGCCAGTGGCACCCAATACTTTGGCGCCTGACGCAACAGATCATCTTCGACGATGCTCTATGCGTTTCGCTTGAAGCCCAAATGCCGGTTCCAGTTTTGGTCGTCGGTTTCGCGGTAGTCGCTGCGGAGATGAACGCCGCGGCTTTCGCGGCGTTCCAGCGCGGCGGCGGTCATGAGCCGCGCGATGCAAAGCATGTTCTGCAGTTGCCAGCCGGCGGGGTCGTTGAATTGCCGGCGCAGCACGTAGCGGCACCATTGATCGATCGAGGTGAGCGCTTCGGCGAGCTGCTCGCCGGTGCGGCGGACGCCCACCGAGCGCCACATCAGGCTGGTAAGCGAGTTGCGGATATCAGAGAGATCGAGCGCTTCGAGGCTCTCCACTTCGACGGGATTTTCCAGCGGGATGGCCGCGAAGGCGTCCGGCATCCGAGCCGCGGCTTTCGATGCGCCTTCGCCAGCGTGTGCGCCGTAAACAAGGCCTTCCAGGAGGCTGTTCGACGCCAGGCGATTCGCGCCATGTAGCCCAGTGGAGGTGACCTCGCCGGCGGCCCAGAGACCGTCGATGGCGGTGCGGCCGTAGAGATCGACGGTGACGCCGCCGACCATGTAGTGCGCGCCGGGACGGACCGGAATGCGATCGCGCGTGATGTCCAGCCCGAACTCCGCGCAGGTGGCCGCGATGCCGGGAAAGCGGCGGCGGATGAAATCACCATCGAGATGCGTGAGATCGAGATAGACGTTGGGGTGCCGGGTCTTTTCCATCTGTTCCACGATGGCCTGACTGACGACGTCGCGCGGGGCGAGCTCCAAGCGCGGGTCGTAGTCGGGCATGAAGCGATGCCCGTGCCGATCGACGAGCCAGGCGCCTTCGCCGCGCATGGCCTCGGTGATCAGGCTGCGGCTGCTACCGGCGATGTAGAGCACCGTCGGGTGAAACTGCATGAACTCCATGTCGCGCAGTTCCGCCCCGGCGCGATAGGCCATGGCGTGGCCGTCGCCGGTGGCGACCGGGGGATTCGTGGTCTCGCGATAGACCTGGCCGCAACCACCGGTGCAGAGAATGGTTTGCTTGGCCCAGACGAGCGTTTTGCCGTGGTGGGCGTTCCAGACGAGCGCGCCGCGGCAGGCGCCGTCGTGCGTGAGCAAGTCGAGGGTGAAGGTGTTTTGCCAAGCGTGGACGTTTTTCAGTTTCGACGCTTGTTCGATGACCGCGCGCATCACTTCGCGGCCCGTGGCGTCGCCGAGGGCATGCACGATGCGATTCTGGCTGTGTCCGCCTTCGCGGCCGAGCGTGAGCTCGCCGTGGTCGGAATCGAAACGGGTGCCCCAGTGAATCAACTCGTTGATGCGAATCGGCGCCTCGCGGACGACGAAGTCGACGACTTCGCGATCGCAGAGACTTCCGCCGGCGGTGAGCGTGTCGGCGATGTGATCCTCGAAGCGGTCCTCGGGATCCAGCACGCCGGCGATGCCCCCTTGGGCGTAGTTGCTATTGGATTGCTGAATGCCTTCCTTGGTGATCACCACGACATTGAGCGCGGGATCGACCGCGAGCGCCGCGCGCAAGCCCGCCAGGCCGCCGCCGATGATCAGCACATCAGTGAAATGATGCGGCTGCTTCTTGGGATGAAACGGCACCAGGTAACGCGGGACGGGGTCGGACATTTTTTACCACGGAGGTCACGGAGAACATGGAGGACGCACGGGGTTACGCTTTTTTCGTTGTGGCACGGTCTCCCGACCGTGCCACCGGTTCGACCGAAGGCCTCCAATTCCAGACATCGCCAGGCCCGGCGTGGCACGGTCGGGAGACCATTGGCATCTACACAACTTTTTCCGGGCATCCGGAAGTAACCACGAAAAACACGAAAGGCACGAACGTCTCGTCGAGTATTGGATTGAGCTGGAAGTGCCAAAGGGACGTCGGCTAGTCGATCTGCCTTCAATTGGCCGCCGCAAGTTTGCCAAACATCCCAAACTTTCCTGCCTTTCGTGCTTTTCGTGGTTCCTTCCGAGCTGTGTAGATACCAATGGTCGGGAGACCGTGCCACAACAGCGTTTGCATTTTAGCAGTCATCGACTAGCGGCCGCCAAGCCTTGCTGTGAGGGGACTTCGAACGTGTTCCAAAGGTTTCTTACAGTTTCGAGGCATTCGTTGGTGGGAAGCTGCCGCGCGTAGAGACTACGGGCCAGCCAGCCGGCGAGGCGGTTCGCGTCTTGGCCGAGCTCAGGGAATTGCCGCGAGGCGCGGGCGGCGAATTCGAGCGGCGTTTCGTCCGGCAGCTTCGGGGCGCCTTGCTCGTAGGACCAGGCGGCCAGGGCCGCGAAGGAGTATTTGACCAGTTCGTCCGGCGAAGCCCGTTGCGCGCGGCCGTCCCGGAAGGGGTTCGCAAAGCTGGCGAACGGACGCGAAAGCTCTTTGGGCGCGACCGCTTCTTCGACCACTTTCGCGCGCGGCGGAAAAGCAAGTTGCCAGATGCCGCGCCAGATTTCGGCGATCTCGCGGAGGAAGGCGATGATCTGATGGCGGAACACGACGGCGAGAATTAGAGCGGCGACGATAATGGCGATCCAGATGAGCGGGCGTAGTACCGAACCGAGCGCGCCCAATGGATTCGGCGGCGTCGGCGGGTGCGCAGGCGGCGTTGGTGGCGGGCTACCCTGCTGCCCGGATTGCGCGGGATTTTGCTTTGACGGAGAATTGGCGTCGTCGGAGGACTTGGACTGATCCTGATCCTGCTGCTGTTGCTGCTGTTGCTGCTGTTGCTGCTGGTCGGACGACGAGGCGTCATCCGATGAATCAGATGGTTCGTTGCCGGACTGTTGTGAGTCGGAATTGCCGCTCTGTTCGCCAGCGACTTCGCTTGATGATCCCGATGCCTCGCTTGCTTCGCTCTGTTGGTCGGTGGAGGCTTCGCCTTGCTTGTCGGGCTGGCCGCCGGGTTCTTGCGAGTTGTTTTCCGAGGGTTGTTGGTCCTCTGATTTCTCTCCCTCCGAGGTGCGCGACGCGTCGGGATCGTCGGATTCGGCGCCGTCGAACTTGACGGGCGCGACCTTCGATGCTTCGCGCTCCGGTGAGCCCAGGACGCGGTCGCGGAACGCGACGGATAAATCGCTTTGCGCGCCGGGGAGCGGGAGCAACATGCCACCGATCAAGAGCGCCGCGATGAGCGCCGCCGAGACGCCAACCCAGGCCGAGGTCATGGCAGCGGGCATTTCTAGC
The DNA window shown above is from Planctomycetia bacterium and carries:
- a CDS encoding 30S ribosomal protein S1, whose product is MVNRNLIRGLDLSEEEWKSELTLALQGNDPDAFDWDENINWDEQDIVVNRIVEGKVLRIDGEHVIVDVGYKSEGSIPLNEWEETDEPPVPGMKIKVLVEEIEDASPLMESGMIALSKRKAEKIEKWEAVMKTVNEGDVVTGAVTRKIKGGLLVDIGVNVFLPASQVDIRRPPDIGDYIGRTIQCLVLKIDETRRNIVVSRRALIETERAEKKSQLLSTLEVGQIRKGTVKNLAEFGAFVDLGGIDGLLHITDMSWGRIGHPSEMVNIDQEIEVQILHIDREREKIALGLKQKSASPWENVEGKYPVGSVIRGTVVNVMSYGAFVKLEEGIEGLVHISEMSWTKRISHPNELVHIDDEIDVVVLGINKEKQEISLGMKQTQENPWDKVADRYPPGTPVEGTVRNLTNYGAFIEIEEGIDGLLHVSDMSWTRKISHPSEMVEKGQKIACRVLSVDQQRRRIALGLKQMSDDPWATDIPNKYQSGQVVTGKVTKLTNFGVFVGLENGLEGLLHISELADHKVENPEDVCKVGDELEVKILRVDADERKIGLSRKRVDWSGEQEAADPIEQDDKPSKAKAAAAEELKGGLGESGPLIK
- the nadB gene encoding L-aspartate oxidase; translated protein: MSDPVPRYLVPFHPKKQPHHFTDVLIIGGGLAGLRAALAVDPALNVVVITKEGIQQSNSNYAQGGIAGVLDPEDRFEDHIADTLTAGGSLCDREVVDFVVREAPIRINELIHWGTRFDSDHGELTLGREGGHSQNRIVHALGDATGREVMRAVIEQASKLKNVHAWQNTFTLDLLTHDGACRGALVWNAHHGKTLVWAKQTILCTGGCGQVYRETTNPPVATGDGHAMAYRAGAELRDMEFMQFHPTVLYIAGSSRSLITEAMRGEGAWLVDRHGHRFMPDYDPRLELAPRDVVSQAIVEQMEKTRHPNVYLDLTHLDGDFIRRRFPGIAATCAEFGLDITRDRIPVRPGAHYMVGGVTVDLYGRTAIDGLWAAGEVTSTGLHGANRLASNSLLEGLVYGAHAGEGASKAAARMPDAFAAIPLENPVEVESLEALDLSDIRNSLTSLMWRSVGVRRTGEQLAEALTSIDQWCRYVLRRQFNDPAGWQLQNMLCIARLMTAAALERRESRGVHLRSDYRETDDQNWNRHLGFKRNA
- a CDS encoding DUF4129 domain-containing protein; amino-acid sequence: MRGTRNEMTWADYLAVAVAPVLIMLLVGSLVFFLSDVGYAGEFPGVIRWVLFWFVFGSVMLARVSITQGVAHASFLGLGLALATIVVLITLVSNALIACLLIGVVWWCAHKLTWNCTFIDETIDPSAAGLLETAGQDERLKDLRIGTRSAAEKVYDPLSEETFRAEAVARRKLAPWWKRAWSAITDLEPRAHAPGLSVLYFSLAALPLFGFGQWLIPARDDGRQSSAFRWLTIYLMAGLALLAITSFLGMRRYLRRRTLEMPAAMTSAWVGVSAALIAALLIGGMLLPLPGAQSDLSVAFRDRVLGSPEREASKVAPVKFDGAESDDPDASRTSEGEKSEDQQPSENNSQEPGGQPDKQGEASTDQQSEASEASGSSSEVAGEQSGNSDSQQSGNEPSDSSDDASSSDQQQQQQQQQQQQDQDQSKSSDDANSPSKQNPAQSGQQGSPPPTPPAHPPTPPNPLGALGSVLRPLIWIAIIVAALILAVVFRHQIIAFLREIAEIWRGIWQLAFPPRAKVVEEAVAPKELSRPFASFANPFRDGRAQRASPDELVKYSFAALAAWSYEQGAPKLPDETPLEFAARASRQFPELGQDANRLAGWLARSLYARQLPTNECLETVRNLWNTFEVPSQQGLAAASR